Proteins encoded within one genomic window of Streptomyces kaniharaensis:
- a CDS encoding glutamate--cysteine ligase, whose product MGEKVVATRADLADRQLYRRKLQACLDALGRMLREDRFDRPRAVMGLEIELNLADEQGLPVMRNAQVLSAIGSSDFQTELGQFNIEVNIVPHRLCGHVFEELREEIDTGLRYADRRAAETGARIVMVGILPTLETDHTGLDAMSLNQRYSLLSDQILAARGEDISLDIEGVEHLQLESITMVAEAAATSLQLHLQVTPERFSSVWNAAQAICGPQLALGANSPFLFGRELWRETRPALFQQACDTRSAELKAQGVRPITWFGERWVDSAYDLFEENLRYFPALLPICDDEDPLKVLASGGAPRLAEMRLHNGTIYRWNRPVYDVSGGVPHLRVENRALPAGPTVADTLANAAFYYGLVRVLAEQSRPVWTRMPFERADENFRQAARYGIDAVFQWPRPGRAGRGGGLTTVSAVDLVLGELLPMARQGLDEWGVEPADRDRYLGIIEQRCLRRTNGATWQSATFHRLREQYGMDRPTALAAMTRRYIELMRGGEPVHTWPVG is encoded by the coding sequence ATGGGCGAGAAGGTCGTGGCGACGCGCGCGGATCTGGCGGACCGGCAGCTGTACCGGCGCAAGCTCCAGGCCTGCCTCGACGCGCTCGGGCGGATGCTGCGCGAGGACCGCTTCGACCGGCCCCGGGCGGTGATGGGCCTGGAGATCGAGCTCAACCTGGCCGACGAGCAGGGCCTGCCGGTGATGCGCAACGCGCAGGTGCTGAGCGCGATCGGCTCCAGCGACTTCCAGACCGAGCTGGGCCAGTTCAACATCGAGGTGAACATCGTGCCGCACCGGCTGTGCGGGCACGTCTTCGAGGAGCTGCGCGAGGAGATCGACACCGGGCTGCGCTACGCGGACCGGCGGGCGGCCGAGACGGGCGCCCGGATCGTCATGGTAGGCATCCTGCCGACCCTGGAGACCGACCACACCGGGCTCGACGCGATGTCCCTCAACCAGCGCTACAGCCTGCTCAGCGACCAGATCCTGGCGGCCCGGGGCGAGGACATCTCGCTGGACATCGAGGGGGTCGAGCACCTCCAGCTGGAGTCGATCACCATGGTGGCCGAGGCGGCGGCGACCTCCCTCCAGCTGCACCTGCAGGTGACGCCGGAGCGGTTCTCCTCGGTGTGGAACGCCGCCCAGGCGATCTGCGGGCCGCAGCTCGCGCTCGGCGCCAACTCGCCGTTCCTGTTCGGGCGGGAGCTCTGGCGGGAGACCCGGCCGGCGCTGTTCCAGCAGGCCTGCGACACCCGTTCGGCGGAGCTCAAGGCGCAGGGCGTGCGCCCGATCACCTGGTTCGGCGAGCGCTGGGTGGACTCGGCGTACGACCTGTTCGAGGAGAACCTGCGGTACTTCCCGGCGCTGCTGCCGATCTGCGACGACGAGGACCCGCTGAAGGTGCTGGCCTCCGGCGGCGCGCCCCGGCTGGCCGAGATGCGGCTGCACAACGGGACGATCTACCGCTGGAACCGCCCGGTGTACGACGTGAGCGGCGGCGTGCCGCACCTGCGGGTGGAGAACCGGGCGCTGCCCGCCGGGCCGACGGTCGCCGACACGCTCGCGAACGCCGCCTTCTACTACGGGCTGGTGCGCGTGCTGGCCGAGCAGTCCCGGCCGGTGTGGACCAGGATGCCGTTCGAGCGGGCGGACGAGAACTTCCGGCAGGCCGCCCGGTACGGCATCGACGCGGTCTTCCAGTGGCCGCGGCCGGGCCGGGCGGGGCGCGGCGGCGGGCTGACCACGGTGTCCGCCGTGGACCTGGTCCTCGGCGAACTGCTGCCGATGGCCCGCCAGGGCCTGGACGAGTGGGGTGTGGAGCCGGCCGACCGGGACCGCTACCTGGGGATCATCGAGCAGCGCTGTCTGCGCCGGACCAACGGCGCGACCTGGCAGAGCGCGACCTTCCACCGGCTGCGCGAGCAGTACGGGATGGATCGCCCGACCGCGCTCGCCGCGATGACCCGGCGCTACATCGAGCTCATGCGCGGTGGCGAGCCGGTGCACACCTGGCCGGTGGGGTAA
- a CDS encoding CPBP family intramembrane glutamic endopeptidase yields the protein MIAPAVGRRPERRPSAGAPVTTVPTEPETAQPTRRLLGVELLIVLGLSLGASGIGALISFAGSLTEPLKLGQQVATLNGSRAPGRPWLDLVWQLYYIGRGLMPVVLVGYLLVREGTALRVLGFDLGQKMRDLGRGAAVAAVIGGSGLALYLASQAAGYNLTVAPSGLPDVWWRVPVLVLSAWQNAILEEVVVLGYLLRRLGQLGWSWPATVVASSVLRGSYHLYQGVGGLVGNMVMGAVFCLAYRRWGRVMPLVVAHGLIDTVAFVGYALLAGHVSWLPTP from the coding sequence ATGATCGCTCCGGCGGTCGGCCGACGGCCGGAGCGCCGCCCGTCCGCTGGAGCCCCCGTGACCACCGTCCCGACCGAACCGGAGACCGCGCAGCCCACGCGCCGGCTGCTCGGCGTGGAACTGCTGATCGTCCTCGGCCTCTCGCTCGGGGCCAGCGGCATCGGCGCGCTGATCAGCTTCGCGGGCTCGCTCACCGAGCCGCTCAAGCTCGGGCAGCAGGTGGCCACGCTGAACGGGTCGCGCGCGCCCGGGCGGCCCTGGCTCGACCTGGTGTGGCAGCTGTACTACATCGGGCGCGGTCTGATGCCGGTGGTGCTGGTCGGGTACCTGCTGGTGCGCGAGGGCACCGCGCTGCGGGTGCTGGGCTTCGACCTCGGGCAGAAGATGCGCGACCTCGGGCGCGGCGCCGCCGTCGCCGCCGTGATCGGCGGATCCGGACTGGCGCTGTACCTGGCCTCGCAGGCGGCCGGGTACAACCTGACGGTGGCGCCGTCCGGGCTGCCGGACGTGTGGTGGCGGGTGCCGGTGCTGGTCCTCTCGGCGTGGCAGAACGCGATCCTGGAGGAGGTCGTCGTCCTCGGCTATCTGCTGCGCCGGCTCGGGCAGTTGGGGTGGTCGTGGCCGGCGACGGTGGTGGCGAGCTCGGTGCTGCGCGGCTCGTACCACCTGTACCAGGGGGTCGGCGGGCTGGTCGGCAACATGGTGATGGGAGCGGTGTTCTGCCTGGCGTACCGGCGCTGGGGGCGGGTGATGCCGCTGGTGGTGGCGCACGGGCTGATCGACACGGTGGCCTTCGTCGGGTACGCGCTGCTCGCCGGGCACGTCAGCTGGCTGCCGACCCCGTGA
- a CDS encoding HAD domain-containing protein, which produces MPKPLLFLDVDGVLNPVCPHPDAGFDTHTLLGYSVLLSARHGDWLRELSATYEMVWATTWEEHANTHIAPAMDLPPLPFVRFTGYVPQPGDPRLRLMELFSARKWAPLLRYAAGRPFAWVDDVIPPRLVRGSLWRRDRVLLPIDPGQGLERRHVDRLLARPPRGRARPSTGGPITGSAAS; this is translated from the coding sequence GTGCCGAAGCCACTGCTGTTCCTGGACGTCGACGGCGTCCTCAACCCGGTCTGTCCCCACCCGGACGCCGGGTTCGACACCCACACCCTGCTCGGCTACTCGGTCCTGCTCTCCGCCCGGCACGGCGACTGGCTGCGCGAGCTCTCCGCCACGTACGAAATGGTCTGGGCCACCACCTGGGAGGAGCACGCGAACACCCACATCGCCCCGGCGATGGACCTGCCCCCGCTCCCGTTCGTCCGCTTCACCGGTTACGTCCCGCAGCCCGGCGACCCGCGCCTGCGGCTCATGGAGCTGTTCTCCGCCCGCAAGTGGGCCCCGCTGCTGCGCTACGCCGCCGGCCGGCCGTTCGCCTGGGTCGACGACGTCATTCCGCCCCGCCTGGTCCGCGGCTCGCTCTGGCGCCGCGACCGCGTCCTGCTGCCTATCGATCCCGGCCAGGGCCTGGAACGCCGGCACGTCGACCGCCTGCTCGCCCGCCCGCCGCGCGGCCGGGCCAGGCCGTCGACCGGAGGGCCGATCACGGGGTCGGCAGCCAGCTGA
- a CDS encoding MFS transporter produces the protein MQSQSPPPHSRRFAWASRNFRIQTAATVISGLGNAGAPIATAFAVMGGGGSATEVGYVTAARLLPTVLLLVIGGALADRLPRHHVMVAANVFSGLSQAVLAALVLGGHARLWHLLVLSAAGGAGYALYSPASGGMIMQSVSQEHAARAFPVFRMGQNAAQIGGAALGGALTAAVGPGWVLALDAACFLLAASLRFFLEAETMSAPEGGSMVRDLREGWREFASRRWLWVVVLQFSVLVACIGAVESVYGPIVAKERLGGAGDWGLAMAAYGVGLVVTGVLMARWRPRRILLVGNWGVFLFGLPALALAVAAPLPLLATAMFLSGVGVTVFGVNWMVALRQEIPEEMFSRVSAYDELGSYSLAPIGTALAGPAADALGLSGALWACALISLLLSAAVLLEPQVRRLARKSGADGTNDTNSANSTSGTSTPAAHATEPALVP, from the coding sequence GTGCAGAGCCAATCCCCACCCCCGCACTCCCGCCGCTTCGCCTGGGCGAGCCGCAACTTCCGGATCCAGACCGCCGCCACCGTGATCAGCGGGCTCGGCAACGCCGGCGCCCCGATCGCCACCGCCTTCGCCGTGATGGGCGGCGGCGGCTCCGCCACCGAGGTCGGCTACGTCACCGCAGCCCGGCTGCTGCCCACCGTCCTGCTGCTGGTGATCGGCGGCGCCCTCGCCGACCGGCTGCCGCGCCACCACGTCATGGTCGCCGCCAACGTGTTCAGCGGCCTCTCCCAGGCCGTCCTCGCGGCCCTCGTGCTCGGCGGGCACGCCCGGCTCTGGCACCTGCTCGTCCTCTCCGCCGCCGGCGGCGCCGGCTACGCCCTCTACTCCCCCGCCTCCGGGGGCATGATCATGCAGAGCGTCTCCCAGGAGCACGCCGCGCGGGCCTTCCCGGTGTTCCGGATGGGCCAGAACGCCGCCCAGATCGGCGGTGCGGCCCTCGGCGGCGCGCTCACCGCCGCCGTCGGCCCCGGCTGGGTGCTCGCCCTGGACGCCGCCTGCTTCCTGCTCGCCGCCTCGCTCCGGTTCTTCCTGGAGGCGGAGACCATGTCCGCCCCCGAAGGCGGCAGCATGGTGCGCGATCTGCGGGAGGGCTGGCGGGAGTTCGCCTCCCGGCGCTGGCTCTGGGTCGTGGTCCTGCAGTTCTCCGTCCTGGTCGCCTGCATCGGCGCGGTCGAGTCGGTGTACGGGCCGATCGTCGCCAAGGAGCGGCTGGGCGGCGCCGGGGACTGGGGTCTGGCGATGGCCGCGTACGGCGTCGGGCTGGTGGTCACCGGCGTGCTGATGGCGCGCTGGCGGCCCCGCCGGATCCTGCTGGTAGGCAACTGGGGCGTCTTCCTGTTCGGCCTGCCCGCCCTCGCGCTCGCGGTGGCGGCACCCCTGCCGCTGCTCGCGACGGCGATGTTCCTGTCCGGGGTCGGTGTCACCGTCTTCGGCGTCAACTGGATGGTCGCGCTCCGGCAGGAGATCCCGGAGGAGATGTTCTCCCGGGTCTCCGCGTACGACGAGCTCGGCTCGTACTCCCTCGCCCCGATCGGCACCGCTCTGGCCGGTCCGGCCGCCGACGCGCTCGGGCTCTCGGGCGCGCTGTGGGCCTGCGCGCTGATCTCCCTGCTGCTGAGCGCCGCGGTCCTGCTCGAACCCCAGGTCCGCCGCCTCGCCCGGAAGTCCGGCGCCGATGGCACCAACGACACCAACAGCGCCAACAGCACCTCCGGCACCAGCACCCCGGCGGCGCACGCCACCGAGCCCGCGTTGGTCCCGTGA
- a CDS encoding dienelactone hydrolase family protein produces MPDQGGSRQNVTFPSNGRTAYGYLARPPQGVGPGLVVVQEWWGLTSHIAAMADRFAAEGFTVLAPDLFGGATTHDSAEAARLKRELPVEQAVEDLSGAVDHLLSLDGVAGDAVGVVGFCMGGGFALLLAARAGDKVAAVVPFYGLPPDPDFDYRGLTAHVLGHFGEHDRSIPMAAVDEAAIRIGEATDVRPEIHFYPAGHAFMNEENLLGTYDPLQARTAWQRTLTFLRGHLG; encoded by the coding sequence ATGCCTGACCAGGGCGGCTCCCGGCAGAACGTCACGTTCCCGAGCAACGGCCGTACCGCGTACGGCTACCTGGCCCGCCCGCCGCAGGGCGTCGGCCCGGGCCTGGTGGTGGTGCAGGAGTGGTGGGGGCTCACCTCGCACATCGCCGCGATGGCCGACCGCTTCGCCGCCGAGGGCTTCACCGTCCTCGCGCCCGACCTGTTCGGCGGCGCCACCACCCACGACAGCGCCGAGGCGGCCCGGCTGAAGCGCGAACTGCCGGTCGAGCAGGCGGTCGAGGACCTCTCCGGCGCCGTCGACCATCTGCTCTCGCTGGACGGCGTGGCCGGCGACGCGGTCGGCGTGGTCGGCTTCTGCATGGGCGGCGGCTTCGCCCTGCTGCTGGCCGCCCGGGCGGGCGACAAGGTGGCCGCCGTGGTGCCCTTCTACGGCCTCCCGCCCGACCCGGACTTCGACTACCGCGGCCTGACCGCCCACGTCCTGGGCCACTTCGGCGAGCACGACCGCTCGATCCCGATGGCCGCCGTCGACGAGGCCGCGATCCGCATCGGCGAGGCCACCGACGTCCGCCCGGAGATCCACTTCTACCCGGCCGGGCACGCCTTCATGAACGAGGAGAACCTGCTCGGCACCTACGACCCGCTCCAGGCTCGGACGGCCTGGCAGCGCACCCTCACCTTCCTCCGGGGCCACCTCGGCTGA
- a CDS encoding FMN-binding negative transcriptional regulator → MLIRSWDRGDEAEWRAWLAEGRDFGLLAANGAPGEGPVLVPTHFLLDAERREILLHLATPNPMLSAVRADPHVTLAVTDGYAFAPGHWRGKPGTPTSYYTSVHFHCTAEIVESAAGKAEILNRQLAHFQPETPDTRVVPGEGEFSRLLPGLRGLRLTVREVRAKFKYDDKKPADAQYAIADRLAERGHGQDALARTQLLRRHGRRTAG, encoded by the coding sequence ATGCTGATCAGGTCCTGGGACCGCGGCGACGAGGCCGAGTGGCGCGCCTGGCTGGCCGAGGGCCGCGACTTCGGCCTGCTCGCCGCCAACGGCGCGCCGGGCGAGGGCCCGGTGCTGGTCCCGACGCACTTCCTGCTGGACGCCGAGCGTCGCGAGATCCTGCTCCACCTCGCCACGCCCAACCCGATGCTGAGCGCTGTCCGGGCCGACCCGCACGTCACCCTCGCGGTCACCGACGGCTACGCCTTCGCGCCCGGGCACTGGCGCGGCAAGCCGGGCACGCCCACCAGCTACTACACGTCCGTCCACTTCCACTGCACCGCCGAGATCGTCGAGTCGGCCGCGGGCAAGGCGGAGATCCTCAACCGCCAGCTCGCCCACTTCCAGCCGGAGACCCCGGACACCCGGGTCGTCCCGGGCGAGGGCGAGTTCTCCCGGCTGCTGCCGGGCCTGCGCGGGCTGCGCCTGACGGTCCGCGAGGTGCGCGCCAAGTTCAAGTACGACGACAAGAAACCGGCCGACGCGCAGTACGCGATCGCCGACCGGCTCGCCGAGCGCGGGCACGGCCAGGACGCCCTCGCCCGCACCCAGCTGCTGCGCCGCCACGGACGACGCACCGCGGGCTGA
- a CDS encoding pyridoxamine 5'-phosphate oxidase family protein: MSVPADGTTNPGYARTPRTTPTRYKDRATWEQEAIHAILDSTYLCHLGFVADGAPVVLPTIYARVGSRLYIHGSTGSRPLRGARGDQGLPVCVTVTLVDALVLTKSAFNHSINFRSVVAHGTAHQVTDPEELGIALDALVDQTVPGRSAEVRPANAKELAATAVIRLDLDEVSAKTREDGANDDPDDLDLPHWAGVIPVTSGFGTPVPAGSTTVPLPAHVRDLTR, encoded by the coding sequence ATGTCGGTCCCCGCAGACGGCACCACCAACCCCGGCTACGCCCGCACGCCCCGCACCACCCCCACCCGCTACAAGGACCGCGCCACCTGGGAGCAGGAGGCGATCCACGCCATCCTCGACAGCACCTACCTCTGCCACCTCGGCTTCGTCGCCGACGGCGCCCCGGTCGTCCTGCCGACGATCTACGCCCGGGTCGGCAGCCGCCTCTACATCCACGGCTCCACCGGCAGCCGCCCGCTGCGCGGCGCCCGCGGCGACCAGGGCCTGCCGGTCTGCGTCACCGTCACCCTGGTCGACGCGCTGGTGCTCACCAAGTCCGCGTTCAACCACAGCATCAACTTCCGCTCGGTGGTCGCCCACGGCACCGCCCACCAGGTCACCGACCCGGAGGAGCTGGGCATCGCGCTGGACGCGCTGGTCGACCAGACCGTCCCCGGCCGCTCCGCCGAAGTCCGCCCCGCCAACGCCAAGGAACTGGCCGCCACCGCCGTGATCCGCCTGGACCTGGACGAGGTCTCGGCGAAGACCCGCGAGGACGGCGCCAACGACGACCCGGACGACCTCGACCTGCCGCACTGGGCTGGCGTCATACCCGTGACCAGCGGCTTCGGCACGCCGGTCCCGGCCGGATCGACGACCGTCCCGCTCCCCGCGCACGTGCGCGACCTGACCCGCTGA
- a CDS encoding aminotransferase class I/II-fold pyridoxal phosphate-dependent enzyme: MLGDYPLKGRRASEIAAHIEQGVSSGQLAPGTSLPPLRELAADLGVNPNTVAAAYRLLRDRGVIETAGRKGSRILPRPALTPRDQIRVPVPPHARDLSNGNPDPDLLPDLVPALAVAAEAARAEPVLYGHPAFDAGLLALARASFEADGLPGGPIAVASGSLDTIERILATRLRPGDAVAVEDPGWGSLLDLLPALGLRPAPVRLDDEGPLPDSLAAALADGARGAVVTSRAQNPTGAALTAARAEALRAVLAEHPGVLLIEDDHGHGMVDQPYHPLVGAGSRHWAVVRSAAKAYGPDLRLSVAVGDEDTIGRVSGRLRLGAGWVSHLLQRTVAQLWRTDAAPVGRVAAVYRARRDALLGELAARGIEAHGESGLNVWVPVPDETSALAALVQRGWVAAPGARYRIQSPPGIRITTARLEPGDARQLAEDLVAVLGAGGTGSRLV; this comes from the coding sequence GTGCTAGGAGACTATCCGCTGAAAGGGCGACGCGCCAGCGAAATCGCGGCTCACATCGAACAGGGCGTCAGCAGCGGGCAGCTCGCGCCCGGAACGTCGCTCCCCCCGCTGCGCGAGCTCGCCGCCGACCTCGGCGTCAACCCCAACACCGTCGCCGCCGCCTACCGGCTGCTGCGCGACCGCGGCGTGATCGAGACCGCCGGCCGCAAGGGCAGCCGCATCCTGCCCCGGCCCGCCCTCACCCCCCGCGACCAGATCCGGGTCCCCGTCCCCCCGCACGCCCGCGACCTGTCCAACGGCAACCCCGACCCGGACCTCCTGCCCGACCTCGTTCCGGCGCTCGCCGTCGCCGCCGAGGCCGCCCGAGCCGAACCCGTCCTCTACGGGCACCCCGCCTTCGACGCCGGACTCCTCGCCCTCGCCCGCGCCTCCTTCGAGGCCGACGGCCTGCCCGGCGGACCGATCGCCGTCGCCTCCGGCTCGCTCGACACCATCGAGCGGATCCTCGCCACCCGGCTGCGCCCCGGCGACGCGGTGGCCGTCGAGGACCCGGGCTGGGGCAGCCTGCTCGACCTGCTGCCCGCTCTCGGCCTGCGGCCCGCGCCCGTCCGGCTCGACGACGAGGGCCCGCTGCCCGACTCGCTCGCCGCGGCGCTCGCCGACGGCGCCCGGGGGGCCGTCGTCACCAGCCGGGCGCAGAACCCCACCGGCGCCGCGCTCACGGCCGCCCGCGCCGAGGCGCTGCGGGCCGTGCTGGCCGAGCACCCCGGCGTCCTGCTGATCGAGGACGACCACGGCCACGGCATGGTCGACCAGCCCTACCACCCGCTCGTCGGCGCCGGCTCGCGGCACTGGGCGGTGGTGCGCTCGGCCGCCAAGGCGTACGGGCCGGACCTGCGGCTGTCCGTCGCGGTCGGCGACGAGGACACCATCGGGCGGGTCTCCGGCCGGCTGCGTCTCGGCGCCGGCTGGGTCAGCCACCTGCTCCAGCGCACCGTCGCCCAACTGTGGCGCACCGACGCGGCGCCCGTCGGCCGGGTGGCCGCCGTCTACCGGGCCCGCCGGGACGCGCTGCTCGGCGAACTGGCCGCCCGCGGCATCGAGGCACACGGCGAGAGCGGGCTGAACGTCTGGGTGCCGGTGCCGGACGAGACCTCCGCGCTCGCCGCGCTGGTGCAGCGGGGCTGGGTCGCGGCCCCCGGCGCGCGCTACCGGATCCAGTCGCCGCCCGGGATCCGGATCACCACGGCGCGCCTGGAGCCGGGCGACGCACGGCAGTTGGCGGAAGACCTGGTGGCGGTGCTGGGGGCGGGCGGGACGGGTTCGCGACTGGTCTGA
- a CDS encoding GDSL-type esterase/lipase family protein, translating into MPENGSSITRSTPRLARRLLSAALALPLASGGLVAGGLVAASPARAATASVPSGPTASVTLGDSYISGEAGRWKGNSADSGGSRTGTDRAWNGSSYDPGPVYGATAVNGCDRSDVAEVLGASTVAQKQINLACSGAVTANVFRASNGGQAYKGEAPQADQLAAVAAQNNVKLITLSIGGNDLGFSDVISTCVQDYLIWYSYCHNSQQSAIDSKMPAAMAGVGKAIDDIRAVMSNAGYGSGDYRLVLQSYPSPIPRGAEMRYPESGWSRSDTGGCPFWDGDADWARDSMVPQISSALAGVAASKGAQFLDLSNMLQGREVCSTSAQQPTTSTPPSATTSEWARFLDGGLNTTQGALQESMHPNFYGQQALGRCLTLLWGRATGNYACRNTPGRDAGGMYLTAQ; encoded by the coding sequence GTGCCCGAAAACGGTTCGAGCATCACCCGCAGCACCCCTCGACTCGCACGACGGCTGCTCAGCGCAGCCCTCGCCCTTCCGCTCGCCTCCGGCGGCCTGGTGGCCGGCGGGCTGGTCGCCGCCTCGCCCGCCCGGGCCGCCACCGCCTCGGTGCCGAGCGGGCCGACCGCCAGTGTCACCCTCGGCGACAGCTACATCTCCGGGGAGGCCGGCCGCTGGAAGGGCAACTCCGCCGACTCCGGCGGCAGCCGGACCGGCACCGACCGGGCCTGGAACGGCAGTTCGTACGACCCCGGCCCGGTCTACGGCGCCACGGCCGTGAACGGGTGCGACCGTTCGGACGTCGCCGAGGTGCTCGGCGCCTCGACGGTCGCGCAGAAGCAGATCAACCTCGCCTGCTCCGGGGCCGTCACCGCCAACGTCTTCCGCGCGAGCAACGGCGGGCAGGCCTACAAGGGCGAGGCCCCGCAGGCCGACCAACTCGCCGCCGTGGCAGCGCAGAACAACGTCAAGCTGATCACGCTGTCGATCGGGGGCAACGACCTCGGGTTCTCCGACGTCATCTCCACCTGCGTTCAGGACTACTTGATCTGGTACTCCTACTGCCACAACTCGCAACAGTCGGCGATCGACTCCAAGATGCCCGCGGCGATGGCCGGGGTCGGCAAGGCGATCGACGACATCCGTGCCGTGATGTCCAACGCGGGTTACGGGAGCGGGGATTACCGCCTCGTGCTCCAGTCCTACCCCTCGCCGATCCCGCGCGGCGCCGAGATGCGCTACCCCGAGAGCGGCTGGAGCCGGTCGGACACCGGCGGCTGCCCGTTCTGGGACGGCGACGCCGACTGGGCGCGGGACTCGATGGTGCCGCAGATCTCCTCGGCGCTCGCAGGGGTGGCGGCCAGCAAGGGAGCGCAGTTCCTGGACCTCTCCAACATGCTGCAGGGGCGCGAGGTCTGCTCCACGTCGGCGCAGCAGCCGACCACGAGCACCCCGCCGTCCGCGACCACGAGCGAGTGGGCGCGCTTCCTGGACGGCGGGCTCAACACCACGCAGGGCGCCTTGCAGGAGTCGATGCACCCCAACTTCTACGGGCAGCAGGCACTCGGGAGGTGCCTGACCCTGCTGTGGGGCCGGGCGACCGGCAACTACGCGTGCCGCAACACGCCAGGGCGGGACGCGGGCGGGATGTACCTGACCGCTCAGTGA
- a CDS encoding NAD(P)/FAD-dependent oxidoreductase, which yields MERPRILIVGGGFAGLECARRLERKLAPSEAEISLVTPFSYQLYLPLLPHVAAGVLTPQSVAVSLRRSLRRTHIVPGGAIGVDPLSKVCVVRKITDEVVAQRYDILVLAPGSVTRTFDIPGLTDYARGMKTLAEAAYVRDHVIAQLDLASATLDQRERESRLQFVVVGGGYAGTETAACLQRLTTAAALRYPRLDAKQIKWHLIDIAPKLMPELGEALGTAALEVLRARGIEVSLGVSVAEVGAESVKFTDGRVLPCRTLIWTAGVAASPLIGTLDAETVRGRIAVTAEMRVPQFEGVFALGDAAAVPDLAKGDGAVCPPTAQHSARQGRAVANNVIASLRHLPLEPYYHKDLGLVVDLGGKDAVSKPVGVELRGVPAQLVARGYHLMAMRTNSAKFRVGANWLLNATAGDDFVRTGFLARQPARMRDFEYTDAYLTKDQVRAHAQALLAKG from the coding sequence ATGGAACGACCTCGGATCCTGATCGTGGGCGGTGGCTTCGCCGGGCTGGAGTGCGCCCGCCGCCTCGAACGCAAGCTCGCGCCCTCGGAGGCCGAGATCTCGCTGGTCACGCCGTTCAGCTACCAGCTCTACCTGCCCCTGCTGCCACACGTCGCCGCCGGCGTGCTGACCCCGCAGTCGGTGGCCGTCTCGTTGCGCCGCTCGCTCCGCCGTACCCACATCGTGCCCGGCGGCGCGATCGGTGTGGACCCGCTGTCCAAGGTCTGCGTGGTCCGGAAGATCACCGACGAGGTGGTGGCGCAGAGGTACGACATCCTCGTGCTGGCGCCCGGCAGCGTCACCCGCACGTTCGACATCCCCGGCCTCACCGACTACGCGCGCGGCATGAAGACGCTCGCCGAGGCCGCCTACGTCCGCGACCACGTGATCGCCCAGCTCGACCTCGCCTCGGCCACCCTGGACCAGCGGGAGCGCGAGTCCCGGCTGCAGTTCGTGGTCGTCGGCGGCGGCTACGCGGGCACCGAGACGGCGGCCTGCCTGCAGCGCCTGACCACCGCCGCCGCCCTCCGCTACCCGCGGCTGGACGCCAAGCAGATCAAGTGGCACCTGATCGACATCGCCCCGAAGCTGATGCCGGAGCTCGGCGAGGCGCTCGGCACGGCCGCCCTGGAGGTTCTGCGGGCGCGTGGCATCGAGGTGTCGCTGGGTGTGTCCGTAGCCGAAGTCGGCGCCGAGTCCGTCAAGTTCACCGACGGCCGGGTGCTGCCCTGCCGCACCCTGATCTGGACGGCGGGGGTCGCCGCGAGCCCGCTGATCGGCACGCTGGACGCGGAGACGGTCCGCGGCCGGATCGCGGTGACGGCGGAGATGCGCGTGCCGCAGTTCGAGGGAGTGTTCGCGCTCGGCGACGCCGCGGCCGTCCCGGACCTCGCCAAGGGTGACGGCGCGGTGTGTCCGCCGACCGCACAGCACTCGGCGCGGCAGGGCCGCGCGGTGGCGAACAACGTGATCGCCTCGCTCCGGCATCTGCCGCTGGAGCCGTACTACCACAAGGACTTGGGCCTGGTGGTGGACCTCGGCGGCAAGGACGCGGTCTCGAAGCCGGTCGGCGTGGAGCTGCGCGGGGTGCCGGCCCAGCTGGTGGCCCGCGGCTACCACCTGATGGCGATGCGGACCAACTCGGCGAAGTTCCGGGTGGGCGCCAACTGGCTGCTGAACGCGACGGCCGGAGACGATTTCGTGCGCACCGGCTTCCTCGCCCGCCAGCCCGCCAGGATGCGTGATTTCGAGTACACCGACGCCTACTTGACGAAGGATCAGGTCAGGGCGCACGCCCAGGCTCTGCTCGCCAAGGGCTGA